In Maridesulfovibrio sp., the genomic stretch GCAATCCGGACCGATTAATCTTTCCGCGACCTTCAACCTTGGTTCCGGTTTGATACAGCTGGAGAGTTTTGAGGCGAACATAAAAAAATTGGAAGTTAATCTGCCCAGGTTCGGTCTAATCAACCCCGACCTGACTCTCAGTGGAAAAGGCGAACTTGATCCGAGATCAGGAATGATCAATTTAACCGGTTTACGCGTCAAAGCCGGGCAACTTCCCGAACTTGAAGGTTCGTTTAATTATCGACCGGACAATCATGGACAGTGTCTGCTGAAAATAGAAAATCCACTTCCCCTTATGGAAAGGCTTGTAGAACTGAATTTCCCTGACTTTGAGCATTGGGAAAAAGAAGGCGAATTCTCGCTGAACATTGAGCTCCAGCAGATACAAAACTCACCGAAAGCTGTTTTGCGTTTTGAATTCTCGGATACATCCGCAGCTTCCCCCGAAGGCACCGTCCTTGTTGAAAGCATGAGCGGAAATATTCAGGCAAGCAGCCCACTGGATAATCCGCAACTGGACTTGAAGATTAATTTAAAAACCGGGGAAGCTCTTTACGATACGTTCTACGTAAATCTGACCAAAAACCCATTACACCTTGAGTTCGATTCACCACTGCCCGACAGCGGCGGAAACTTTGACTTTTCTGCCGTTGCTGATTGGAAAGGCATAGGCAGACTGAACACCTTTGCCCAAATACATGATATTTTGGGCACACCATCGTTCACAGGCAAGACAGAGTTTAAAACCAGACAACTCTCAGCCCCCTTTCGGACTTTTGTAATCGAACCTTTTTCATTGGATGGTCTGGACGGAAGCGGCGAATTTTCGATGGATTACGTCTTCAGCGGCTCTAACCGGAACACGCACCTGAACGGCAGAATGTCCTTTAAGAATTGCTCATTCAGCCAAGATCAACTTTTATTCGATGGTATCAACGCTGAACTTCCTTTTGTACTTTCCTTGAATGAAAATTTCCTGCCGCAAGCTGATGAAACCCTGCCCAAGCCACAGTCCGGAGTACTTAGATTCAAAAGAATTGCCGCCGGACAACTGGAAATTGAGAATTTTGCCTTCCCGGTCAGCGTGTCGTCTAACGCGATACAATTCGGGACTATCCCGGCTATTAATCTTGAGGGCGGATCACTGCGCTTATCCGATTTGAAAATGCACCACCCCTTTGAAGACGATTTCGTACTCAAAGGAAAAATAACGGCCAAAAACATAAATATGCTGCCACTATCCCCCACGTCACTGCCCATTGAAGGACAGATCGGCGGCGATCTTAATTTCTGGCTGCTGAAAGATCACCTTTCCACTACAGGCAGCCTTGTTGGTAAAGTTTACGGCGGGGAAATGACCATTGACGAGATTTTCGCGGAAAAACCCTTCGAAGATTCACGGCAGTACGGGGCAGACTTCGAACTCAGGAGCATCAACCTTGAACCGCTAAGTCAGGCACTGGATATCGGGCGCATCACCGGACGCATGAACCTTGACCTGACCGGACTGGTCATAGCCTACAACCAGCCTGCGTCATTCCACATGCTGGCACAAACAACACCCGGTTCGGAAAAAACAGGCGACATCAGCCTCAAAGCGGTAAATACTCTTTCGGTAATCGGCACAGGTTCAGGCCTGACCGGAGCCGGAGTTGGAATGTTTTCCCAATTTTTCAAAGAATTCAGCTATGCCGGACTTGGACTTGAGTGTACCCTGAATGACGACATCTTCAAGATCCGGGGCTTGATCAGGGACGACGGAATCGAGTACATTATTAAAAGACCGCCATTGTTCGGCATCAACGTAGTTAACAGTAACCCCGAAAACCTGATCAGCTTTACCGACATGCTCAAAAGGCTGCGGCGGGTTATCGGCAACTAACAGCACAGGAGTTTACCATGCTCAAAAAAACCGCTCAGGTTTTAACCTTTCTCAGCCTTCTTTCCTTTGTCGCCTGTGTGACAGTAAATATATATTTTCCGGCAGCAAAAGTGGAAAGAGCCGCTGAAGATATTGTTGAGGATGTATATGGAGCCGATAAAGGTCAGCAGGAAAACAGCAAGGACCAATCCGCTGTTGAAATATTTCTTGCGCTGGTCACTCCGCAACAGGCTCTTGCCCAGTCTGTGTCCAAAGCAGACGTTGAAAGCATTAAAAAATCAAATTCAGCCATTCGCGGCCTAAAAAACACTATTACCGCCAACCACAAGAAACTTGTCCCTTTCTACAATGCCGGAAATGTTGGTATCACTAATGACGGTTACCTGAAAATAATCAGCAAGGACGGACTGGATATCAAACAGACAGCGGAATTACGCCGCCTTGTCTCACAAGACAACGACATCCGCGATCAGCTGTATGCCGAAGTTGCCTCCTCCATGAATATTCCCGGCAGCGAACTCGGAAAAGTTAAAGCGATATTTGCGCAGGAATGGCAGGAAGGCGCTCCTTCAGGCTGGTTCATCCAGAACCGGAACGGCAAATGGGCCAAAAAGTAACCCTGTACTGCCATGCCGTTTGATAACAGCTATGCCCGGCTGGATGAGAAGTTCTACCAGCGCATAAAACCGACCCCGGTCAAAAACCCGCGCATCATACTTGTGAACCGGGAACTAGCCGAAGAGATGGACTTTCCGCTTCCGGAAACCGACTCGGAACTTGCGGAACTTTTTTCCGGCAACAAGCTGCCGCTGGGAGCGGAACCGCTGGCGCTGGTCTATGCCGGGCACCAGTTCGGTAATTTCGTTCCCCGGCTGGGAGACGGACGGGCTGTGCTGCTCGGAGAATTCCTGAACACCGCAGGAAAACGTTACGATATCCAGCTGAAGGGTTCCGGGCAGACCATGTTTTCCCGCAACGGCGACGGACGCTCCCCCATCGGTCCGGTTATCCGCGAATACATTGTCAGTGAAGCAATGTTTCGGCTGGGTATACCTACCACCCGAGCGCTGGCCATGACTTCCACCGGAGAAAAAGTCTACCGTGAACAAGAATTTCCCGGTGGAATTTTCACAAGGGTCGCCGCCAGCCACATCAGAATCGGCAGCTTTGAATACTTTGCATCCCGAAATGATTTCGATGCGGTGCGAACTTTAGCTGACTACACAATCAACCGCCACTACCCCGCTTTGAAGGATTCCGACAATCCATACGCGGCCCTGCTGGAAAAAGTGTGCTCTGCACAGGCCCGTCTTGTCGCAAAATGGATGCGTATCGGATTCATCCACGGGGTAATGAATACCGACAACACCACAGTATCCGGGGAAACCATTGATTACGGTCCATGTGCCTTTATGGATGGCTATGATCCTGCGACAGTATTCAGTTCAATTGATCACTACGGGCGCTACGCATATGCGCGTCAGCCATCCATCGCACAGTGGAATCTGGCTGCTTTCGCCGGATGTCTGCTGACCCTGATCCACGAGGATACTGAACTGGCTAAATCCCGGGCAGAGGAAATAGTTGAAGGATTCGGGGCAGAATTCAGGAAACATTATTTTAGCGAGATGTGCGCTAAAATCGGGCTTGTCCCGACCAGTCCGGCAAAAGATCTGCTTAATGAATTTCTGGAAATTCTGCAAAAATCAAAAGTCGATTTCACTAATAGCTTTCGAGAACTAGGCAAAGCGGTTCGGCATGAACACAGTGCACTGCTGGAGTTATTTGCTGACCGTGAGCTACTACAGAACTGGCTTGAAAAATGGCGAGGCGAACTGAAGAAGCAGGGAATAGCCCCTGAGACCGCCACCAAAGCCATGAACAGCAACAACCCGGCCTTCATCCCCCGCAACCACCGTGTTGAGGAAGCCATAAACGCAGCAATTGAACATAATGATTTTGAGCCGTGTAAAAAGCTGATCACAATCCTACTGCTTCCATACGAGGAACAGCCGGAATATGCCGAATATATGAATTTCCCCGAGCCAAACGAGCGGGTCTACCAGACTTTCTGCGGAACTTAAAAAGAAAAAAGCCCTCAATCCTAAGATTGAGGGCTTTTAGCTAATCAGAATCAGAAACTAGAATTTGACGTCAACCTGCTCGGCATCTCCTTCACGGGTGATGATTTCGCCAATCTTCCATGATTTGAGTTTCATACCGGAAAGTCTGTTGAGCACATCTTCTTCGCGGTCTTTAGCTACAACCAGAATGTAACCGATACCGGTGTTAAAGATCTGCAGCATTTCAGGCCAGCTCAGGTTACCCTGTTCTTTAAGCCAGTTGAATACCGCCGGCACTTCCCATGAATTAAAATCGATTTCTGCAGTAACCTGCTTAGGCAGGATACGCGGCAGGTTGTCATAGAACCCGCCACCGGTAACATGAACCATACCCTTGATCTCGATATCGCGGGAAAGGTTATGAACCGCATCAACGTAAATGCGTGTAGGGGTCAGCAGTGCTTCGCCGATTTTCTGATCAGTACCGGGCAGCAGATCATCCGCCTTAAGACCGGACTCATCAAAAATCTTACGCACAAGGGAGTAGCCATTGGAATGGATACCGGAAGACTCCAGACCGATGAGGGAATCACCGATGGTGATCGAAGATCCGTCAACAATCTTTGTGTTGTCAACCATGCCTACACAAAAACCGGAAAGGTCATACTCACCGTCAGCGTAAAAGCCGGGCATCTCAGCTGTCTCACCGCCGAGCAGTGCACAGCCGGACTGTTTACAGCCTTCAACGACACCCGCGATAACCTCTTCGGCTACACCGGATTCAAGTTTACCGGTTGCGAAGTAATCAAGGAAAAACAGAGGTTTTGCACCCTGTACAAGGATATCGTTTACGCTCATGGCCACAAGGTCAATACCGATGGTATCGTGCTTGTTAACGGCAAAAGCGAGTTTCAGTTTGGTTCCCACACCGTCAGCACCAGCTACCAGTACGGGTTCTTCCATCTGGGTCAGGTCGAGCTTGAAAAGCCCGCCAAAACCGCCAATATCGGTGACAACACCTTTGGTAAAGGTTGAACCCACCATATTTTTAATGCGGCCTATAAAATCATTGGCCGCATCAATATCAACACCGGCGGCCTTGTATGCATCAGAACGACTTGCCATATTATTCTCCTAACAGTCTCTAAGAGCTAAGAGGTGACTGTATATGCTGAATCCCACATAAGTTCAAGGAACAACATCACACATTTCCCACAAAGAGAAAAAGAAAAGGTCTATTGTTTGCACAGGACCGGATAAGAGTTTATACTATGCCACGGAGAAATACCATGTACAAGAAAACTTTGCTCTCAGCATTTATTATTCTGGTTACAGCTTTATGCAGCAGCGCCATGGCCGGAACCAAGTTTATCAACAAGGATACCGCCAAGGAACGCAAGCCCATCCGCATGGGAACATCAGGTGGTAACCACAGTAAGATCACGATACAATCTGATAAGAATTCAAATACGATACGTGTAAAACCTAAAGAAGATGACGAGAAAGAGGAGTACCAGCAGGTCGGTCCAATCTTCGTTGTCCCGGAAATAAAACCCTAGAACTTACTTATAAGGTACCACATGCTTCATCCGGCAAGACTCTGGAAATCGCAAAGCGGAAATAAGGTGCAATGCCGCCTGTGCAGCCATTTCTGCATAATTGACGAAAACAATCACGGTAACTGCGGAGTCCGGCAGAATGTTGACGGTCAGCTCATGACCCGCACTTATGAACTGGTTGCCGCATTGAATGTTGACCCGGTGGAAAAAAAACCGCTCTACCACTTTCTGCCCGGAACCAAAACATTTTCGATGGGCACACAGGGCTGTAATTTCGGCTGCACTTTCTGCCAGAACGCGTCCCTTTCCCAACACCCGAAAACAGGCCGCGAAATAACCGGGCAAAAAGTAACCCCGGAGATTCTGGTGGAAGCGGCAATTGCCCATGAATGCGATTCCATTTCCTACACCTATTCCGAACCGACGGTTTTCTTCGAGCTGATGCAGGACACCGCCCGCTTGGCCCACGCCAAGGGTTTGCAGAACATTATGGTTTCAAATGGATTCCAAAGCCCGGAATGCATTGAAGAGCTAACCGGACTAATCGATGCTGCAAACATCGATCTAAAAGCTTTTAATGACGACTTTTACCGAGACATTTGCGCCGGACGCCTGAGCCCGGTCCTCGACAATCTGCGGCACTTAAAAAGAAACGGCTGGTGGGTGGAGGTTACCACCCTTCTCATCCCCGGACAAAATGACTCTCCGGACGAACTGAAGCAGATGGCCGCCTTCATTGCTGACGAGCTGGGCAAAGAGGTTCCGTGGCATATTTCCCGCTTTCACCCGGACTATAAAATGCAGAATTGCCCGGTAACACCTATGGAAGACCTGCAACGAGCCAGAAAAACAGGAACTTCTGCTGGGCTGGAATATGTATATATAGGTAATGTCCCGGGCGACGATAACACATCCACTTTCTGCCCGGACTGTCATAAGGAATTGGTCAAACGGTTTGGCTTCGAAATGACAAATGCCGGACTCGCAGAAGGCATGTGCAAATACTGTGGATGTGAAATTGATGGAGTATTTTAGATAGATAAATAAATAACACAAAACATCAAACAATAAAAAATTCCAAAAAAATAAATTTAGTTCTTGCCAAGGGTATACAATTAAAGTATCCCCCTTTCTGCACGAAACGAGTCGGAGCATGGCGCAGTCTGGTAGCGCGCTTGCTTTGGGAGCAAGATGCCGGGGGTTCAAATCCTCCTGCTCCGACCAAGTAAATTCAAAGGCTTACAGCATTAATTGTTGTAAGCCTTTTTTCGTGGGGAACCGGGTGGGGACTTTTTGAAAATGTGAAACAAAACGTGATGAGATTGCCTAAGTATCGACGACAGCTTCACCATAATTTTAATACATATTTTCAGACAGATAGACTAAAAATGCATTTTCTATCCAAATACATTCTTGCCATCAGTAGACTTGGCTGAAGAGCAAGATGCCCACCTGAATGGAAAAGCCAGCCTCCGGGGAGACGGGCTTTGAATTTGTTATTATTCAATCAAAGTAGACTTAAGTTTATTTGAGCCGGGCGATAAGCTTTCTTCTCGGATAACACCCAGTCCAGAAGCCACCACGTATAGTTGCCCAATATGCATCCCGTTAAGATCAAACGAATATTTAACGTGTACAAGCTTACGTAACTTACCCAGAACTACTTTTTTCTCTTCTTTCACAATAACATAGTCAGCTTTTACTTTCCCGGCTGAAGACCAGAGATACTGACTCCATTCCTTATTGTTTAAGTCGAGAATAGTGTTTTCGTTTTTTTTACCCTTGTTGAAAATTAATTTTCCATTTTCAGCGGTAAGGATATAGCGATACATTGTTTCTTCTGGGGCATCATCCCAATAGTAAGCCCCTTCTGGGAGCTTGGTCTTGCTTCTTTCTTCTGCTGTTGAAATTCTTGTGGGCTTAGGGAGCTTTGTCCATTCTTCAATGACATAACTTCCATCATCATTGATCTTTGTACATATCCTCCTTGTAACAATTCCAAAGCCACTTTCTTTAATTTTAATAGTATCACCTAGGGGTGGTCCTAAAAACACATCTGCCTCTTTTAAGCTATTACCATTCTCGCAACAACCATTTGCTACCACTATAAAACAGATAAAGATTAAGCAACTAACCAAAGAAAAACCAAACGGTTTCACCCATCCAAGGATTGTGCGTCCAACCACGATCTCCAGTTTCAACCTCATATCCTCAATTTACTACATATGCTTTAGACCACCTGAACATATCTTTTCTTCGCACACGTGTTTCTTTTGTTTCAGAAGAGCCACTTCCAACACTCCCACATGAAGCATAATGTCTTTTAATTCTATGCTCTTCTGCTCTGTAAACTTTCTGCCATTTAATATTTGGAACAGGCACTCCGGGCAGAACAACCGGAGGAAACATCGTGATCTTGATAGTTTCCAATTCCCTGACATCTTCCCATTCAGTAAATTCATCCCACTCCTGACACTCAACCTGCTGACACTTACAATTGGGATGGGGCCGTTCCATTGTCGGCGTTCCCGAAATATTGCCATCCATCTTTAAGCAGTTGTCACAAGCCCCCTTACCAGCCTTCCAGATGTACCATTTCTTTACATTATGCCTGCGCGGAGTCGTTCCCCAAATTCTACCCGCTTCCAACCCCAAAGGATCATAAAAATTAATCGGATCATCCAGACAATACCCGTAAACATCCACATCACCGCCGCCATACCCAAGCGGATCTTGGGCAGTAAAACGCCCAATCTCGGGATCATATTCCCGGAAACCGAAATGAACCAATCCGGTATCTTTATCAACAAGCCCGGAGGCATAACCTAGCGGCAGATAAAACCGTTCGTTTGTATATATTAATACATTTCCAAACGAATCACAGATAATTCTCTTTAACTAATTTCCCTGATCATCAGCAACCATAAAAACTGATCCGACTTGATCCCTCGCTAAATAATACGTCTTCCCTTCAAGGACCGCGACGATCTGGCTTGCTTCTTCATCATGATTGAAAGTCCATATATTCTTGCCCTTACAGTCAGTGATTGCTTCAAGTGTGCTGAAATCTTTCCATTTATACTTTTCAACAATCTTACCGTTAATTTTCTTAGCACTGCGCACACCACGTTTATCGCAAATGTATTCGATAATCCGACCATCAGTCAGAACAACTTTGCAAAGTTGACCATTGGGCAGGTATTCGTATCTCGTAATCCTATTCTTAACTTTCTTCTCAGCCAGACTTCCATAAGCATTGTAGGTGTAAGTTATGTCACCAGCCTTAATGAGCCGGAGTTTATCATCATACTCATAGTGTCTGCGCTCGGAATGCAACGTTTCAGCCACCAAACGTTCGCCCTGCTTGCCATACTCGTAAGATTCGATCAGACAGTCATCCTGCCAAACCCTGTTCAATCTTCCACCTTCATCGTATCCATATTGAAGATGAAAAGCATCAGGATCAAATGCAAGCAACCTTTCAACTATGCGCCATTTATCATCACATGCGGTTGCCAGCATTGCGTATGGATTATCAACACCGGGAACGTTAAAAGTGATGGTGCGAATCTTTTCATCAGGATCAATTTCAATACCATCCTTGGCAAGTTCGTCATGGATGCTCTCTCCGGTTCCAGTCTGAGCATAGGGACGCTGGGACTGCTTTTGCTGATGCTGCCGGGTAGTAACCTCACAGACTTTGTCAAATTCAGCTAAAACCTCCATACCATATTCTGTTTCAGACAATCCCTGCGCTAATGGGTGGTCTGAATTTTCACGGATGAACTGAGCATGACACATGCGTTTGATCCGGTCATACTGATCCTTCGCAACCTCATACTCATGTTGTTTTTGATCCCACCTGGCCTGTACTTCCGGCTTGCGCATGGTCGGATACAGGATGTCTCCTTTAGAAAAGCCGTACCTATCCATAACCGGTTCAAACAACTTCTCGCCTGTGCTGCACTCCACAATTTCCCATTGAGTTTCGATCTGCATCTCAGGCGGTTCGGTTTCGCCGTACATGCGTTGCCCTGAAGTTAAGTCCTTCCAATCCTTCTTCTTCACAACAAATTCACCAGCCAAATCCATTACTCCTCCTAAGTTAAATATTTTCCGCATCTGAATGAAAACACAACATTTTCAGCCAAGCATGCGGCACAAGGAGAGCAACAACAAAAAACAAGGCGGACCTGAAATAGGTAGTTCAGGTCCGCCTTGCTGGTAAATATATCTTTTTAAAAAATGCTTTCGAAGAGAAAACAGCAAAACTACGGGGAACCATTCACCCCCAAAAATCTCGAAAAAATGTCCCCAATGCGAAATTTTATTCAATTAACTCAAAGGTTACGACATTCGCAAACGGCTTTGGGAGCAATATGCCGGGGATTCAAATCCTCCTGCTCCGACCAATGAGAATTCAAAGGCTTACAGCATTAATTGTTGTAAGCCTTTTTTCGTTGGGGAACCGGGAGGAGAACCTTTTGACGTTTGTCCGGCTAGAGCTACACGGGAAACAGATCCCATCACCGCCAGCCACGCCCCAAAAAAGGCCGCCCTCTTACGAGAACGGCCTTTTCTGAATTCAAATTTGCAGTACTTAACTGTTTTTAAGATCTTCTATGAGTTTTTGCAGTCTGGCGGACATATTAGAAAGATCATGCATAGATTGCAATGAATCAGACATCAGATCTGCGGTTTCATTTGCTATTGAATTAACCTCTGTCATACTACCGGTAATCTGTTCTGAAGCGGCGGATTGTTCTTCCGATGCCGCTGCAATTGCCCGAACTCTATCTGAGGTTTCTTCTATCATCTGCATAATCTTAGAGATAACAGCTCCAGCCTGATCGACCAGTTCCGTGCTGTTGTCTACAACTTTGGAAGTCTCCCGCATCCGATCTATGGACTTGCTTGTTCCAGCCTGTATTGTCTTAATTGCTCCCCCTACTTCCTGAGTCGCATCCATTGTTTTTTCCGCCAACTTGCGAACCTCATCAGCAACTACAGCGAAACCTCGTCCAGCCTCACCAGCCCTTGCCGCTTCGATTGCCGCATTAAGAGCCAAAAGGTTTGTCTGGTCTGCAATATCATTGATTACACCCATGACCATATTGATGGAATCGGCTTGGACACCAAGGTTATTCAGCTCTTTTTGAAGCAGATCAGTTTCGGAATTAAGTTGCTTGATGCTTTGCACCACCTGGGTAATGACCTTACCCCCCTTAGATCCTTCCATCTTTGCCTCATCGGCCATATTAGCTGTTTGCGCAGCATTGCGTGCAACTTCCATTACCGAGGAATTCATCTCTTCCATAGCTGTGGCTGATTCAGTTGCCCGTTCTTTCTGAGTATCGGCACCGGAATGGGATCTGCGAATTTTTTCGTCCAGATCAGAACTGGATGCTATGACCTGATTAACAATCTCTTCCAGCTCAACAGCAGCCTGCTGCATTCCCTCACTCTTTGCGCGTTCCGCCTGCTGTCTGGCATTATCAGCTTCTTCTGTGGCAACTTGTGCTCGCCGGGACTCTTCCTCGGCCTGCGAGGTCTTTTCATCTGCTTCAGATATCTTCTGGCGAAGCCTGTCCACCATTTTAAGCAGGCTTGACTGCAATACACCGATTTCATCATTGCGGTTTACATCAAGTCTGGTATCCAGCTTTCCTTCCGCAATTTCAGAAGCAGCACTAACAATTCCACTTACGGGGACTGTAACATTCATTTTGAGAATAAAGAAAACTCCGCCCCCTATGATGAGAACAATCGCCAGAGCGGAATATATGATAAACATTCCTATGGCGTTAGCCTCTTTCATGAATTCTTCTTCCGGAGCAGTAGAGCAGGTAATCCATCCGGTAACAGGCGATTGATCAAAAAAAGTCAGTCTCTTCAAGTTCTCTAAATCATATTTCAGATGACCATTCTTTTGGCGGACAATTTCTTTTCCCCAATCATATTCTTCAGCAACATTAACTTTGGCAATGAGCTCTTTGTTCACGTGAGAAAGGATGAGTCCATTGCTGTCTAAGATATAAATATATCCGGTATCTGCGACCTTAATATTATTGATAAATTTCTCGGCAAATATACTGATCTCAATTATAGCGGCTATGACACCGATCACGTGGTCATCTTTTTTAATCGGGGCGGAAATGATAACTACCGGAGTTCCGGTTGTACGACTGATTAACGGCTTGGAAACAAATATTTTACCCTTTGCCGCCTGTTGGAAATAGTTTCGGTCCACGTACTTATTCCCTATGGACTTGGCGCTGCTGGAGCCCACTGTATCGCCATTCATGTCAATAACATTTATTCGAATCAGTACCGGCCTGTTTTTGTTTATCTTTAACAATGCCTTTTCTACAGCGTCTCTCACTGCTTTATCATTTTTCCCGTAAGCAGCAGCATCAACAACGCTTGAAAGTCTGCCAGCCAATGAAATTTCATTTTTAAGTCCGTTTATCCACATATCGATAAGGGAAACGGAATTTGCAAGCTTGGCTTCATTCAGTTCCTCAGCAGATTCCTGTGCAGAGGTATATGACTTACTGTAAATCAATGAAGCCATTACAGCCATGCAAATAAGAATTAATGCCAGAGTCGGGACTAAAAACTTAGCTGTAAGTGAGCGCATATGTTCTCCATTTCTCAAGTTCGCGGGATCGGGCCGGTTGTCAGATTCACCTCAAGGATTCCCTTCAAAGAAGCTATCAAGGAAAATCTCCTTAATTATTCCTTAAAGGGTTTAAGGTAATCTATACATTTGTACATCTTGGATTTAAAGCTACAATATATTCATTTATAAGTGAACGCTTTTTTCCAATATCCCTAGAGAAACTAAGAAACGATACAAACCTTGACCATACAACCTGTAAAAAGATGAATGAAGAGTTCCATAAGCGTGCAAACAACTATAGAACTAGGGCATTGGAGCAAGATACCGATAGTTCAAGCCTTTTTACTACGGCGCAGAGAACTGAAAAATCCCTTACGTTTATATTACGTAAGGGATTTTTTAATTATTGGGGAACAGTGCGTATATGCTTTTATAGCTATGCTCATCCAGACTTGCGTTGAAGGGGCCAATTTTTTTACAAACCCTGTAAAATTGAGAGAGGGCAGCATAGCAAGACAAATTGATTCCATGAACTGCAACACGCCTACTTATTAGTACATGCAGTAACCAATGCATTGAAAATCCTGCGCTGCGAACCATACTGGACAAGAAATTCAGGATGCCACTGGACTCCAAGTAGAAAACGTTTTTTCCGACCTTCCACTGCCTGAATTATTCCGGCATCACACTCAGCAACAACGTCAAGTTCCTGCCCGACCTCGTTGATTGACTGATGATGTAACGAGTTGACATAAGTAGATGTTTTGCCAAGCACATCAGCCAACATGCTCCCGCTTTTAATTGATATTCTTTTATGCGGGAGAACTGTTTTAGGATTGCTTACGTCTTCATAAACATCCGCAATCTCCTGATGCAGCGAACCGCCCATGACAACGTTAATAAGCTGCATTCCCCTGCAAATCCCAAGCATTGGAATTTCATTTTCTAAAGCATGATTTATCAGCGAGACTTCAAGATCATCACGTTTCCGGTCAGCACCGGGAACCTCTTTCAACCCCAGAATCCTGCGTAATCCAAACGTCAGCACTGCAACGGAACTTAAGAATACTTTCCGGGGAATATCCCTAAGTCTAAAATGAGTAGAACCGGACTTTTCAAATATTTCTTTAAGCTTCTCTTCCCCATAAAGCGCAGGGTCAATGTCTGCCCCGCCACTGATAATTATTCCGTCAAACTCTCTTTGCTCATTATAATTATCAGGAGTTATACGGTCCGGGATTCCACCCGCAAGCCTTATATTCAACCAGAAAAAAATCCATGGGGCCAGTCCTCCTCTGGTGGGAGTGGAAACACCTATTCGTGGGGGCAACGGATCTGGCATG encodes the following:
- a CDS encoding gamma-glutamyl-gamma-aminobutyrate hydrolase family protein (Members of this family of hydrolases with an active site Cys residue belong to MEROPS family C26.), encoding MPDPLPPRIGVSTPTRGGLAPWIFFWLNIRLAGGIPDRITPDNYNEQREFDGIIISGGADIDPALYGEEKLKEIFEKSGSTHFRLRDIPRKVFLSSVAVLTFGLRRILGLKEVPGADRKRDDLEVSLINHALENEIPMLGICRGMQLINVVMGGSLHQEIADVYEDVSNPKTVLPHKRISIKSGSMLADVLGKTSTYVNSLHHQSINEVGQELDVVAECDAGIIQAVEGRKKRFLLGVQWHPEFLVQYGSQRRIFNALVTACTNK